One genomic window of Glycine soja cultivar W05 chromosome 9, ASM419377v2, whole genome shotgun sequence includes the following:
- the LOC114367570 gene encoding plasma membrane ATPase 4-like: MAGDKGTITLEEIKNETVDLERIPIDEVFEQLKCTREGLSSTEGENRLQIFGPNKLEEKKESKFLKFLGFMWNPLSWVMEAAAIMAIALANGEGKPPDWQDFVGIVCLLLINSTISFIEENNAGNAAAALMAGLAPKTKVLRDGKWSEQEAAILVPGDIISIKLGDIIPADARLLEGDPLMVDQAALTGESLPVTKHPGQEVFSGSTCKQGEIEAVVIATGVHTFFGKAAHLVDSTNQVGHFQKVLTAIGNFCICSIAIGMLAEIIVMYPIQHRKYREGIDNLLVLLIGGIPIAMPTVLSVTMAIGSHKLSQQGAITKRMTAIEEMAGMDVLCSDKTGTLTLNKLTVDKNLVEVFAKGVDKDHVILLAARAARTENQDAIDAAIVGMLADPKEARAGIREVHFLPFNPVDKRTALTYIDANGNWHRASKGAPEQIMSLCNLRDDAKKKVHAIIDKFAERGLRSLAVARQEVPEKTKESAGAPWQFVGLLSLFDPPRHDSAETIRRALNLGVNVKMITGDQLAIAKETGRRLGMGTNMYPSASLLGQDKDASIAALPVEELIEKADGFAGVFPEHKYEIVKKLQERKHICGMTGDGVNDAPALKKADIGIAVADATDAARSASDIVLTEPGLSVIISAVLTSRAIFQRMKNYTIYAVSITIRIVFGFMFIALIWKFDFSPFMVLIIAILNDGTIMTISKDRVKPSPLPDSWKLNEIFATGVVLGGYLALMTVIFFWAIKETTFFPDKFGVRPIHDNPDEMTAALYLQVSIVSQALIFVTRSRSWSFIERPGLLLVTAFVIAQLIATVIAVYANWGFARIQGIGWGWAGVIWLYSIVFYFPLDIMKFAIRYILSGKAWNNLLENKTAFTTKKDYGKEEREAQWALAQRTLHGLQPPETSNIFNEKSSYRELTEIAEQAKRRAEVARLRELHTLKGHVESVVKLKGLDIDTIQQHYTV, from the exons ATGGCTGGGGACAAGGGAACCATCACTCTTGAAGAGATCAAGAACGAGACAGTTGATCTG GAACGTATTCCAATTGATGAAGTGTTCGAGCAACTGAAATGTACCAGGGAAGGTTTGTCCTCCACGGAAGGAGAAAACCGGCTTCAAATATTTGGACCCAACAAAttagaagagaagaag GAAAGCAAGTTTCTCAAGTTTCTCGGGTTCATGTGGAATCCACTTTCATGGGTCATGGAGGCTGCGGCTATTATGGCCATTGCTCTTGCAAACGGCGAAGGGAAGCCTCCGGATTGGCAAGATTTCGTTGGTATTGTTTGCTTGTTGCTGATCAACTCCACTATCAGTTTCATTGAAGAAAACAATGCTGGAAATGCTGCTGCTGCTCTTATGGCTGGTCTTGCTCCTAAGACAAAG GTTCTTAGAGATGGTAAATGGAGTGAGCAAGAAGCTGCAATTCTAGTCCCTGGAGACATCATAAGCATCAAGCTAGGTGACATTATCCCTGCCGATGCTCGTCTTCTTGAAGGTGATCCACTGATGGTTGATCAAGCAGCTCTGACTGGAGAATCCCTTCCTGTGACCAAGCATCCAGGGCAAGAAGTTTTCTCTGGCTCAACTTGCAAACAAGGAGAAATCGAAGCCGTTGTGATTGCAACTGGTGTGCACACATTCTTTGGAAAGGCAGCACATCTGGTGGATAGCACGAACCAAGTTGGACATTTCCAGAAGGTTCTTACAGCAATTGGAAACTTCTGTATTTGCTCCATCGCGATCGGTATGTTAGCTGAGATTATAGTGATGTACCCGATTCAGCACCGCAAGTACAGGGAAGGAATTGACAACCTGTTGGTGCTCTTGATTGGAGGAATTCCCATTGCTATGCCTACTGTGTTGTCTGTGACAATGGCCATTGGTTCTCACAAGCTTTCCCAACAAGGTGCCATCACTAAGAGAATGACTGCTATTGAAGAAATGGCAGGCATGGATGTCCTTTGCAGTGACAAGACAGGAACACTCACCCTCAACAAACTCACTGTTGACAAGAACTTGGTTGAGGTCTTTGCAAAGGGTGTGGACAAGGATCATGTGATCCTTCTTGCTGCCAGGGCTGCCAGGACTGAAAACCAGGATGCCATTGATGCTGCCATTGTGGGAATGCTTGCTGATCCTAAAGAG GCAAGGGCTGGGATAAGAGAGGTGCACTTTCTACCATTCAATCCTGTTGACAAGAGGACTGCTTTGACTTACATTGATGCTAATGGAAATTGGCACAGGGCAAGCAAAGGTGCTCCTGAGCAG ATCATGTCCCTGTGTAACCTCAGGGATGATGCTAAGAAGAAGGTTCATGCTATTATTGACAAGTTTGCTGAAAGAGGGCTTCGTTCACTTGCTGTTGCTAGACAG GAAGTTCctgagaaaacaaaagaaagtgcTGGTGCTCCATGGCAGTTTGTTGGTCTGTTGTCACTGTTTGATCCCCCTAGGCATGATAGTGCTGAAACCATTCGCCGAGCTCTTAACCTTGGTGTAAATGTTAAGATGATTACAG GTGATCAACTTGCCATAGCTAAGGAAACAGGAAGGAGACTTGGAATGGGAACAAATATGTATCCATCTGCTTCATTGCTTGGTCAAGACAAAGATGCAAGTATTGCCGCACTTCCCGTAGAAGAGCTGATTGAGAAGGCAGATGGATTTGCTGGAGTTTTTCCAG AGCACAAATATGAaattgtaaagaagttgcaagAGAGGAAGCACATTTGTGGAATGACTGGAGATGGTGTCAATGATGCTCCTgcgttgaagaaggctgatatTGGAATTGCTGTTGCTGATGCTACTGATGCGGCAAGAAGTGCTTCTGACATTGTCTTGACAGAACCTGGATTGAGCGTTATTATTAGTGCAGTCTTAACTAGCAGAGCTATTTTCCAAAGAATGAAGAACTACACC ATCTATGCAGTATCTATCACAATCCGTATAGTG TTTGGCTTCATGTTTATTGCACTGATCTGGAAATTTGACTTCTCACCCTTCATGGTTTTGATTATTGCCATTCTGAATGATG GAACAATCATGACAATTTCAAAGGACAGGGTTAAGCCATCTCCCTTGCCTGATAGCTGGAAACTGAATGAAATCTTTGCTACTGGGGTTGTGCTTGGAGGTTACTTGGCACTGATGACTGTTATATTCTTCTGGGCAATCAAAGAGACGACATTCTTCCCC GACAAATTTGGAGTTAGACCAATTCATGACAATCCAGATGAAATGACTGCTGCTTTGTATCTACAAGTCAGTATAGTTAGCCAGGCTTTGATATTTGTCACCCGTTCGCGCAGCTGGTCCTTCATCGAACGCCCTGGATTGCTGTTAGTGACTGCTTTCGTTATTGCTCAGCTG ATTGCTACAGTAATAGCAGTGTATGCCAACTGGGGCTTTGCAAGGATCCAAGGAATTGGTTGGGGTTGGGCAGGAGTGATTTGGCTCTACAGTATTGTCTTCTATTTCCCACTTGACATCATGAAGTTCGCCATCCGCTACATTTTGAGTGGCAAAGCATGGAACAATCTCCTAGAAAACAAG ACTGccttcaccaccaagaaagACTATGGTAAAGAGGAGAGGGAAGCTCAATGGGCTCTTGCTCAGAGGACCCTGCATGGACTTCAACCACCAGAAACTTCTAATATCTTCAATGAAAAGAGCAGTTATAGAGAACTCACTGAGATTGCTGAGCAGGCCAAGAGGAGAGCTGAAGTTGCAAG GCTTCGTGAGCTTCACACACTTAAGGGACATGTTGAGTCTGTGGTGAAGCTGAAGGGTCTGGACATTGACACAATCCAGCAGCATTACACCGTGTAA
- the LOC114366821 gene encoding disease resistance-like protein DSC1, with product MSNKAAPEIKYDVFVSFRGQDIRDGFLSHLIDTFERKKINFFVDYNLEKGDEIWPSLVGAIRGSLILLVIFSPDYASSCWCLEELVKILECREEYGRIVIPVFYHIQPTHVRHQLGSYAEAFAVHGRKQMMKVQHWRHALNKSADLAGIDSSKFPNDAAVLNEIVDLVLKRLVKPHVISKGLVGIEEKITTVESWIRKEPKDNLLIGIWGMGGIGKTTLAEEIFNKLQYEYEGCYFLANEREESKNHGIISLKKRIFSGLLRLRYDDVEIYTENSLPDNILRRIGHMKVLIVLDDVSDSDHLGKLLGTLDNFGSGSRILVTTRDEQVLKAKKVKKTYHLTELSFDKTLELFNLNAFNQSDRQKEYYELSLRVVNYAKGIPLVVKVLAGLLHGKNKEEWESLLDKLKKIPPTKVYEVMKLSYDGLDRKEQQIFLDLACFFLRSNIMVNTCELKSLLKDTESDNSVFYALERLKDKALITISEDNYVSMHDSLQEMAWEIIRRESSIAGSHSRLWDSDDIAEALKNGKNTEDIRSLQIDMRNLKKQKLSHDIFTNMSKLQFLKISGKYNDDLLNILAEGLQFLETELRFLYWDYYPLKSLPENFIARRLVILEFPFGRMKKLWDGVQNLVNLKKVDLTSSNKLEELPDLSGATNLEELKLGGCSMLTSVHPSIFSLPKLEKLFLINCKSLTIVTSDSKLCSLSHLYLLFCENLREFSLISDNMKELRLGWTNVRALPSSFGYQSKLKSLDLRRSKIEKLPSSINNLTQLLHLDIRYCRELQTIPELPMFLEILDAECCTSLQTLPELPRFLKTLNIRECKSLLTLPVLPLFLKTLDASECISLKTVLLSPSTAVEQLKENSKRILFWNCLNLNIYSLAAIGQNAQTNVMKFAGQHLSTPNHHHVENYSDYKDNYGSYQAVYAYPASNVPPWLEYKTRNDYIIIDLSSAPPSPLLGFIFGFVFGESTDMNERREVNITISDVKGKGKRETNRVRMYIDYGIGKIISDQVCVIYDQRCSDFLKRRAENQTSFIIQVTIQAQWAVDPGLKEFGVSPISTLTYKSFIDIEEMELHDSD from the exons ATGTCCAACAAAGCTGCTCCGGAAATAAAGTATGATGTTTTTGTTAGCTTCAGGGGCCAGGACATCCGCGACGGGTTTCTTAGCCATTTGATTGACACTTttgaaaggaagaaaataaacttCTTCGTAGATTATAATCTTGAGAAGGGAGATGAAATATGGCCATCACTTGTTGGAGCAATTCGAGGATCATTGATTTTGTTGGTCATATTCTCTCCAGACTATGCTTCTTCGTGTTGGTGTTTAGAAGAACTTGTGAAAATACTTGAATGCAGAGAGGAATACGGACGTATTGTAATCCCAGTTTTCTACCATATACAACCCACACATGTTCGACATCAATTGGGGAGTTATGCAGAAGCATTTGCTGTGCATGGAAGAAAACAAATGATGAAGGTGCAACACTGGAGACATGCTTTGAATAAATCTGCCGATTTAGCCGGAATTGACTCATCAAAATTTCC AAACGATGCTGCGGTGCTTAATGAAATTGTCGATCTGGTACTGAAGAGGTTAGTTAAACCCCATGTTATCTCAAAAGGGCTTGTTGGAATTGAAGAGAAAATTACAACCGTAGAATCATGGATAAGAAAAGAGCCAAAGGACAACCTTCTTATTGGAATTTGGGGTATGGGAGGTATTGGCAAGACAACCCTTGCagaagaaatatttaataaattacaatatgaatatgaaggttgttattttttagccaatgAAAGAGAAGAATCAAAGAATCATGGAAtaatttctttgaagaaaagaaTTTTTTCTGGGCTATTACGATTACGATATGATGATGTGGAAATTTACACAGAAAATTCCTTACCTGATAATATTCTTAGAAGAATTGGCCATATGAAGGTTCTTATTGTTCTTGATGATGTGAGTGATTCAGACCACTTGGGAAAATTGTTGGGAactcttgacaattttggaTCTGGTAGCAGAATACTTGTAACAACTAGAGATGAACAAGTTCTGAAGgctaagaaagtaaaaaagacatACCACCTTACAGAACTCAGTTTTGATAAAACACTGgaacttttcaatttgaatgcCTTCAACCAAAGTGATCGTCAAAAGGAGTACTATGAGTTATCACTTAGGGTGGTCAATTATGCCAAAGGCATTCCATTAGTTGTTAAAGTTTTGGCTGGTCTTCTTCATGGAAAAAACAAGGAAGAATGGGAAAGTTTGCTAGACAAGCTTAAAAAAATCCCTCCTACAAAAGTTTATGAAGTCATGAAACTGAGTTACGATGGTCTAGATCGTAAAGAGCAACAAATTTTTCTAGATCTGGCATGTTTCTTTCTTAGATCGAATATAATGGTGAACACTTGCGAGCTAAAATCTTTATTGAAAGATACTGAAAGTGACAATTCAGTGTTTTATGCATTAGAAAGATTGAAAGATAAAGCTCTTATAACTATTTCTGAGGATAATTATGTATCGATGCATGATAGTTTGCAAGAAATGGCATGGGAGATTATTCGACGAGAGTCTAGCATAGCTGGAAGCCACAGTCGGTTGTGGGATTCTGATGACATTGCTGAAGCATTGAAAAATGGCAAG AATACTGAAGACATTAGAAGCCTACAGATTGACATGCGAAATCTTAAGAAGCAGAagttaagtcatgacatattTACGAACATGAGCAAATTAcaatttctgaaaatctctggaAAATATAATGATGATTTACTTAATATTCTTGCTGAAGGGCTTCAATTTTTGGAAACTGAGCTAAGATTTCTCTATTGGGATTATTACCCTCTAAAATCGTTGCCAGAAAATTTTATTGCCAGAAGACTTGTCATATTGGAATTTCCATTTGGCAGAATGAAAAAACTTTGGGATGGAGTCCAG AATCTGGTGAATCTAAAAAAAGTTGACCTCACTTCCTCCAATAAGTTAGAGGAGCTCCCAGATTTATCAGGAGCCACAAATCTTGAAGAACTGAAACTTGGGGGTTGTTCAATGTTAACAAGTGTGCATCCATCTATTTTCTCGCTGCCCAAACTTGAGAAATTGTTCCTTATTAACTGCAAGTCTCTTACCATAGTCACAAGTGATTCCAAATTATGCAGCCTCAGTCATCTCTACCTTCTTTTTTGCGAGAATCTTAGGGAATTCTCACTAATATCAGACAATATGAAAGAACTAAGATTAGGATGGACAAATGTGAGAGCATTGCCCTCATCATTTGGATATCAAAGCAAACTTAAATCACTAGATCTAAGAAGAAGTAAGATTGAGAAGTTACCTTCATCCATCAACAATCTTACGCAACTGCTACATCTAGACATACGTTATTGCCGGGAGCTTCAAACAATACCAGAGCTTCCCATGTTCCTTGAAATTCTAGATGCTGAATGTTGCACTTCACTTCAGACTCTGCCAGAGCTTCCCCGGTTCCTTAAAACACTAAATATCAGAGAATGCAAATCGCTTCTGACTTTACCGGTGCTTCCCTTGTTCCTTAAAACTCTTGACGCCAGTGAATGCATATCATTGAAGACTGTGTTATTGTCTCCTTCAACGGCTGTTGAACAGTTAAAGGAAAACAGTAAACGGATTCTGTTCTGGAATTGCTTGAACTTGAATATATATTCTTTAGCGGCTATTGGGCAGAATGCACAAACCAATGTGATGAAATTTGCAGGCCAACACCTTTCTACCCCAAATCACCATCATGTTGAAAATTACAGTGATTATAAGGATAATTATGGTTCTTACCAAGCTGTTTACGCATACCCTGCAAGCAATGTTCCACCATGGTTGGAGTATAAGACAAGAaatgattatataattattgatcTATCTTCTGCCCCACCTTCGCCTCTCCTTGGCTTCATTTTTGGCTTCGTCTTTGGTGAGAGCACAGACATGAATGAAAGGCGTGAAGTTAACATCACTATAAGTGATGTTAAGGGTAAAGGTAAAAGGGAGACCAACAGAGTCAGAATGTACATAGATTATGGCATTGGGAAAATTATATCAGATCAGGTGTGTGTGATATACGACCAAAGATGTTCTGACTTCCTAAAGAGAAGAGCCGAAAATCAAACAAGCTTTATAATCCAGGTTACAATTCAGGCACAATGGGCAGTCGATCCAGGTTTAAAAGAATTTGGGGTCAGCCCAATAAGCACCTTGACATATAAAAGTTTCATTGACATTGAAGAAATGGAATTGCATGACAGTGACTGA